From Eschrichtius robustus isolate mEscRob2 chromosome 7, mEscRob2.pri, whole genome shotgun sequence, a single genomic window includes:
- the FAM220A gene encoding LOW QUALITY PROTEIN: protein FAM220A (The sequence of the model RefSeq protein was modified relative to this genomic sequence to represent the inferred CDS: inserted 1 base in 1 codon; deleted 1 base in 1 codon), which produces MVMGIRNFPKLCGAVRLLHSAATGSYRVFCKGLTQILLVFDLAWWLHINFPYVFIIASMTLKVHMQVHIEIHRRLPRTDRCVLRLWASENTQHDGLSASALQKRREQVMTQTKYCMDLTERRRRALAQEIQLQQLLRGRLDLFFAPAKECFAGVSCGTGEAQVRHWLGGGPTATESHRGQSHKGEPGESGLPSSQKWSEMGICENEPPSAFLERLDSELELSCLHSILSTLLXAHPQIFLNDETKCVFPGHSKLMVSEQTVEYEKMLSCEKSTPNDLQITLALLALQAFELANLLCHN; this is translated from the exons ATGGTCATGGGCATAAGGAACTTTCCAAAG CTCTGTGGGGCTGTCCGGCTCTTACACTCGGCCGCCACCGGCTCCTACAGGGTCTTCTGCAAGGGGCTGACCCAAATACTGCTCGTCTTCGACCTGGCCTGGTGGTTGCACATCAACTTCCCCTACGTCTTCATCATAGCTTCCATGACGCTCAAAGTCCACATGCAGGTTCATATTGAGATCCATCGAAGGCTTCCTCGGACTGACAGATGTGTCCTTAGGCTCTGGGCAtcagagaacacacagcatgaCGGACTCTCAGCATCCGCCTTGCAGAAGAGAAGGGAGCAGGTGATGACTCAGACAAAATACTGTATGGACTTAACAGAACGCAGAAGGAGAGCCCTTGCCC AAGAAATTCAGCTTCAGCAGCTGCTCAGAGGAAGACTGGATCTGTTCTTTGCTCCTGCAAAAGAGTGTTTTGCTGGGGTGTCCTGTGGCACTGGAGAAGCTCAGGTGAGGCACTGGCTGGGAGGAGGGCCCACAGCCACTGAGAGCCACAGAGGACAGAGCCACAAAGGAGAGCCTGGGGAGTCAGGACTACCATCCTCTCAAAAATGGTCAGAAATGGGGATTTGTGAGAATGAACCACCAAGTGCTTTTCTGGAGAGGCTAGACTCT GAGTTGGAACTGTCTTGCCTGCATTCCATCCTGTCTACACTGC CAGCACATCCCCAAATATTCTTGAATGATGAGACAAAATGTGTTTTCCCTGGCCATTCAAAGCTCATGGTTTCAGAGCAAACAGTAGAATACGAGAAAATGCTTTCATGTGAAAAAAGTACCCCAAATGATCTGCAGATAACACTGGCATTACTGGCTCTACAAGCTTTTGAATTAGCAAATCTGTTATGCCATAATTAA